Part of the Dehalococcoidales bacterium genome is shown below.
TAGTACTACACGCGGTATCCGGCGAAGATATCACTGGTGACAGGAGTCACCTGTCAGGAGTGGAGCGGAAAGAACGATAACACGGCGAAGTTGCTGTATCAAGCCGATAGCAAAGGAAAGTACATGATGACACCGGGGGAAAGGAATATTTCACGGCAAACCGAAACTCGATTCGCTGAAGCCTCACTTCATGGTCAGGGCAATGCTTTTCAAGATGCTCAGTATCCCAATGACAGTACGTTGCACTTCGGCCGGCTCCTGACTCAACGTCCGGGTGACATAAGGGTCAAGTTGCCCTGCGCCATACCTGCTTTTCTCTTCCTCCACGCCGGCCATCGGCGGGGACAGATAACCGGCCAGCAGGAACAGCTCGCTTTCATTAATGCCCAATGGTCTGGCGATTCTTTGCAGAACCAGGGCGGATGGGAACCTCTCCCCCCTCTCGATACGGCCCAGATGAGACGATGATATGCCGGAGAGCGCTGCCATCCGGCGCAAGGTCAGCGGTACCATCAGTCTTCTCTGTTTAAGCTGCATGCCCAGGTTCTGGCTGTTAACTCGGTTAATCATTGCCTTACTTACCCCCTGTTCGTGTTCACCTTTGCGCCCCAATTGTAGAGTAGCCGAATTAACATCCTCATAAAAATATCGTTAAGATTCCATAAAAATAAAGGTACCTCGCCGGTTTTTCGAGGGGTTAATTCTATGCTATACTCAACTAAGGCCAGCGTAGCTCAGTTGGCAGAGCAGCGCTTTCGTAAAGCGCGGGTCGTGGGTTCGATTCCCTCCGCTGGCTCCAGGGAGGATAAATGAGCAAGTTCATTGATAGATTAAAGAGCCTTTCCCGGATGCAGTCTCAACCTATTGGTTTCAGGA
Proteins encoded:
- a CDS encoding helix-turn-helix transcriptional regulator, whose protein sequence is MINRVNSQNLGMQLKQRRLMVPLTLRRMAALSGISSSHLGRIERGERFPSALVLQRIARPLGINESELFLLAGYLSPPMAGVEEEKSRYGAGQLDPYVTRTLSQEPAEVQRTVIGILSILKSIALTMK